Proteins encoded by one window of Primulina huaijiensis isolate GDHJ02 chromosome 1, ASM1229523v2, whole genome shotgun sequence:
- the LOC140978317 gene encoding (S)-ureidoglycine aminohydrolase-like — translation MKNLAGVKFLDKMESFSVHSLLLALFLLCDLRISFSQQGFCSAPSILESQPLYWKATNPTLSPAYLQELPGFTRSVYEKDHALITPESHVFSPLPDWINTLGAYLIAPPMGSHFVMYLAKMQDNSKSGLPPSDVERFLFVLQGVVTLSEMSGINHKLEVDSYAYLPPNLEHSLKSDNSATLVVFERRYAYLENHMSELIVGSTDKQHILETPGEVFELRKLLPTSLAYDFNIHIMDFQPGEFLNVKEVHYNQHGLLILEGQGIYRLGNSWFPVEAGDAIWMAPFVPQWYGALGKTRSRYLLYKDVNRNPLL, via the exons ATGAAAAATTTAGCAGGAGTAAAGTTCTTGGATAAGATGGAATCCTTTTCAGTTCACTCTCTCTTACTTGCATTATTCCTTCTTT GTGATTTGCGAATCTCATTTTCGCAACAAGGGTTTTGTTCTGCTCCGTCAATCTTGGAATCTCAGCCACTCTACTGGAAAGCCACCAACCCCACACTTTCACCAGCTTATCTTCAAG AGTTACCAGGATTCACTCGCAGTGTGTACGAAAAGGACCATGCTCTGATCACTCCTGAAAGTCATGTGTTTAGCCCTTTGCCCGATTG GATTAACACTTTGGGTGCTTATCTTATTGCTCCCCCCATGGGCTCACATTTTGTTATGTATTTGGCAAAGATGCAAG ATAATTCGAAATCAGGGCTACCTCCAAGTGATGTTGAGAG GTTCTTGTTTGTTCTTCAAGGTGTGGTTACTCTAAGTGAAATGTCTGGCATAAATCACAAGCTAGAG GTGGATTCGTACGCCTATCTTCCTCCAAACTTAGAACATTCCTTGAAATCTGATAATTCTGCCACTCTTGTTGTATTCGAAAGAAG GTATGCCTATTTGGAAAACCATATGTCCGAGCTGATTGTTGGTTCAACTGATAAGCAGCACATTCTTGAAACCCCAGGCGAG GTTTTTGAGCTGAGGAAACTTCTTCCGACCTCTTTGGCTTATGATTTCAACATTCAT ATCATGGATTTTCAACCAGGTGAATTCCTCAATGTAAAG GAAGTTCACTATAATCAGCATGGTTTGCTGATTTTGGAGGGGCAAGGCATATACCGCTTAGGGAACAGCTG GTTTCCAGTTGAAGCGGGTGATGCAATATGGATGGCTCCATTTGTGCCTCAGTG GTATGGTGCTCTTGGCAAGACCAGGTCCCGCTATTTGCTGTACAAAGACGTCAATAGGAACCCATTATTGTAA
- the LOC140983829 gene encoding F-box protein SNE-like, giving the protein MVQVHEVGDNAEDKVENRVKFCINDNDTPIASDNMDVLIEILKRLDDQSLGVAACMCCLWCGLTRNDSLWMHLCFRHLSPPPDGVRTVVAALGGYRRLYMVCVKPVLRVRGGEEWDAEWSRHEVELSLSLFCVDYYERLLLGGGRIGGDSTATATAALSSLMFLCNTINV; this is encoded by the exons ATGGTGCAAGTTCATGAAGTAGGAGACAATGCGGAGGACAAGGTGGAGAACAGGGTCAAGTTCTGCATCAATGACAATGATACCCCT ATCGCATCAGACAACATGGACGTGCTGATCGAAATACTCAAGAGGCTGGACGACCAGTCCCTTGGCGTGGCGGCGTGCATGTGCTGCCTGTGGTGTGGATTGACTCGCAACGATTCACTATGGATGCATCTCTGTTTCCGGCACCTGTCGCCGCCTCCGGATGGCGTGAGGACGGTGGTGGCGGCTCTGGGAGGGTACCGGAGGCTGTACATGGTGTGCGTGAAGCCGGTCCTGAGAGTGCGTGGCGGCGAGGAGTGGGACGCCGAGTGGAGTAGGCATGAGGTGGAGCTTTCTTTGTCGTTGTTCTGTGTGGACTATTATGAAAGGTTATTGCTTGGCGGCGGCAGAATCGGTGGTGATTCGACGGCGACGGCGACGGCGGCCCTCTCCTCACTCATGTTTCTTTGCAACACTATCAACGTTTGA
- the LOC140983899 gene encoding probable glycosyltransferase At3g07620 encodes MKGIIRSISCKCNRPCITLFSLICLPMVLVAVFTNIGSQNLSSSFLDRSPWSIPPPTPSFPFSALSLTNHKKAVYPTFNNPKMQKAVEGLMRELNAESVMRNDGRERDKKMEGVESGLVKARALIRDAVRKSRRSHVPVVEDQDYVPQGKVYRNGNVFQRSYLLMERLFKIYVYEEGEPPLFHSGPSKNIYSTEGIFLGLIESNTHFRTFDPDEAHAYFLPFSVVMILQYLFDPIERDKAVLQRVVGDYVGVISNKYPYWNRSFGADHFMLSCHDWGPRATWAVHKLYFTSMRVLCNANTSEFFNPRKDVSFPEINLPTGNLTGLVTKTSSNNRTILAFFAGRLHGHIRPLLFQHWKNYTGDIKVFETIPENSSLSYTQMMENSKYCLCPSGHEVASPRIVEAIYAGCVPVLISQDYVLPYSDVLDWDEFSVRLEVDKLQDLKKILMGLGENKYEKLVEGVRNVQRHFVVNDPPKRYDAFHLMIHSLWLRRLNLRVH; translated from the exons ATGAAGGGGATCATTAGATCCATCAGCTGTAAATGCAATAGGCCATGCATTACTCTATTTTCTTTAATCTGTTTGCCCATGGTTTTGGTTGCTGTTTTTACAAATATTGGCTCCCAAAATCTATCATCGTCGTTTCTTGATCGTAGTCCATGGAGCATTCCTCCTCCTACTCCTTCGTTTCCCTTTTCTGCACTCTCCTTGACAAACCATAAAAAGGCTGTATACCCTACATTCAAT AATCCGAAAATGCAGAAGGCGGTGGAGGGTCTGATGAGGGAATTGAATGCAGAAAGCGTGATGAGAAATGATGGGAGGGAGAGGGATAAAAAGATGGAGGGGGTTGAATCAGGACTTGTTAAGGCAAGGGCTTTAATTAGAGACGCGGTTCGCAAGAGTCGCCGTTCTCATGTGCCTGTAGTTGAAGACCAGGATTATGTTCCTCAAGGGAAAGTTTATAGAAATGGCAATGTTTTTCAAAG GAGTTACTTGTTAATGGAAAGGTTGTTCAAGATATATGTATATGAAGAAGGGGAACCCCCTTTGTTTCACTCTGGCCCCTCCAAGAACATATATTCTAccgaaggaatatttcttggccTGATTGAATCCAATACTCATTTCCGAACCTTTGATCCGGATGAAGCTCATGCTTATTTCCTCCCGTTTAGTGTGGTAATGATTCTTCAATACCTGTTTGATCCAATCGAACGTGACAAGGCTGTTCTTCAACGTGTTGTGGGCGATTATGTTGGCGTAATATCTAACAAATACCCGTATTGGAATAGAAGCTTCGGTGCTGATCATTTCATGCTCTCGTGCCATGACTGG GGGCCACGAGCAACATGGGCTGttcataaattatatttcaCTTCCATGCGAGTTCTATGCAACGCAAACACCTCAGAGTTCTTCAATCCAAGAAAGGATGTGTCGTTTCCAGAGATCAATCTCCCAACAGGAAATCTGACAGGACTTGTCACAAAAACATCGTCGAATAATCGTACCATTCTAGCATTCTTCGCAGGCAGATTACACGGCCACATCAGGCCTCTACTATTCCAGCACTGGAAGAACTACACAGGTGACATAAAAGTGTTCGAGACAATCCCAGAAAATTCATCCTTATCCTACACACAGATGATGGAGAATAGCAAGTATTGCCTGTGTCCAAGTGGACACGAAGTGGCGAGTCCTAGGATCGTTGAGGCTATCTATGCAGGATGTGTGCCGGTGTTGATATCCCAGGACTATGTGCTGCCTTATAGCGATGTTCTTGATTGGGACGAGTTTTCCGTTCGGCTGGAGGTCGATAAGTTGCAAGATCTGAAGAAAATATTGATGGGATTAGGAGAGAATAAGTAtgagaaattagtcgagggAGTGAGGAATGTGCAGAGGCATTTTGTGGTGAATGATCCACCAAAGAGATATGATGCTTTTCATTTGATGATTCACTCTTTATGGCTCAGAAGGCTGAATCTCAGAgttcattaa
- the LOC140978336 gene encoding probable E3 ubiquitin-protein ligase XERICO, whose amino-acid sequence MKDGQKKERGRDNNYNKAKVVLVMAISSYPTPADAGVLCIILANAAISISIFKEIVRSVLHVIGIHVAPWEGFSVEPSDESSKCRKSPSETYMEEFRNRTSAIFICDSCPEQECSICLMELGPNTEINCLSCGHIFHKLCLEKWLKYWNTTCPLCRDCMIAQEMEECECPM is encoded by the exons ATGAAAGATGgacaaaaaaaagagagaggaAGAGATAACAATTATAATAAAGCAAAG gttGTCCTGGTAATGGCTATTTCATCTTATCCAACTCCAGCTGATGCTGGAGTTCTCTGTATAATTCTAGCAAATGCAGCAATATCCATCTCCATCTTCAAGGAAATTGTGCGCTCTGTACTGCATGTGATTGGTATCCACGTTGCACCATGGGAAGGATTTTCAGTGGAGCCCTCAGATGAATCATCCAAATGTCGTAAGAGTCCCTCCGAAACATACATGGAGGAGTTTAGAAACCGAACATCAGCCATTTTCATATGTGATTCCTGCCCTGAGCAAGAGTGCTCTATTTGCCTGATGGAATTGGGGCCAAACACAGAGATTAACTGTCTCTCCTGTGGCCATATTTTCCACAAGTTGTGCCTGGAAAAGTGGTTAAAATATTGGAACACCACATGCCCCCTTTGTCGGGATTGCATGATAGCTCAAGAAATGGAAGAATGTGAGTGTCCCATGTGA
- the LOC140978343 gene encoding uncharacterized protein — protein MLGRSSFTFRRNGGFRPENLGQNALAMIGNLCFSMFVIGVLIFTIIAATYEPEDPLFHPSTKITTFLTSESNATFKSDIALVKTGEDFVASNQTAFATFINITDVESAALTEVGDPDIVSETTACRVNDPIDCRDPDVFHIMMRSAIEYFKDIHFYRFGKPVPGSVENSCHMAWRFRPKEGKAAAFYKDYRSFMLERSDNCTLSVVRIGDYHSGGNARKKKRKGKNEEKDKEVFEKAPKVEANPIALPEVGETVNDALPEVESEGSFSHGKYLIYSGGGDRCKSMQQYLWSFMCMLGEARYLNRTLVMDLSLCLSKTYSSSGQDEEGKDFRFYFDFEHLMDSASVLDQTQFWSDWNKWQQKDGLNLHLVEDFRTTPMKLSAVKDTLIMRKFGAVEPDNYWYRVCEGEAESAIQRPWHMIWKSRRLLDVASAIASRMNWDFDSVHVERGEKASNKELWPNVDRDTSPEALLASLPDKIEDGRNLYIATNEPENSFFDPLKDKYSTHFLDEYKDLWDQNSDWYEEMTKLNKGNPVEFDGYMRVSVDTEVFLRGKIQIETFNDLTKDCKDGINTCNSAS, from the coding sequence ATGTTGGGCCGTTCTTCATTTACTTTTCGTAGGAATGGAGGTTTCAGGCCCGAAAATTTAGGTCAAAATGCGTTGGCGATGATCGGGAACCTCTGCTTCTCTATGTTTGTGATTGGGGTATTGATTTTCACTATAATTGCGGCAACGTATGAGCCTGAAGATCCATTGTTCCACCCTTCCACGAAGATCACTACTTTCCTCACATCAGAGTCCAATGCCACCTTCAAATCCGATATTGCTTTGGTAAAGACTGGGGAAGACTTTGTAGCTTCCAATCAAACTGCATTTGCAACTTTTATAAACATCACTGATGTTGAATCTGCTGCCTTGACTGAAGTTGGAGATCCTGATATTGTTTCTGAGACAACTGCTTGCAGGGTCAACGATCCCATTGACTGTCGTGATCCAGATGTTTTCCATATAATGATGCGGTCTGCCATTGAGTACTTCAAGGACATTCACTTTTACCGGTTTGGGAAGCCCGTTCCGGGGAGTGTCGAAAATTCTTGTCACATGGCATGGCGATTCAGGCCCAAGGAAGGCAAGGCTGCTGCGTTTTACAAGGATTATAGGAGTTTTATGCTTGAGAGATCTGATAATTGCACTCTCAGTGTAGTTAGGATCGGTGACTATCATTCGGGCGGGAATGCccggaagaagaagaggaagggAAAGAACGAGGAAAAGGATAAGGAGGTTTTTGAGAAGGCTCCGAAGGTGGAGGCTAACCCTATTGCCTTACCAGAAGTTGGCGAAACTGTTAATGACGCTCTTCCTGAGGTGGAATCAGAGGGTTCATTCAGTCATGGAAAGTATTTGATTTATTCTGGCGGTGGGGATAGGTGTAAGAGCATGCAGCAATACTTGTGGAGTTTCATGTGTATGTTGGGGGAGGCGCGGTATTTAAATCGAACTCTTGTCATGGATCTGAGTTTGTGCTTGTCAAAGACATACAGTTCGTCCGGTCAGGATGAGGAAGGAAAAGATTTTAGGTTTTACTTTGACTTCGAGCACCTGATGGATTCAGCATCTGTGCTAGATCAGACTCAGTTCTGGTCGGACTGGAACAAGTGGCAGCAAAAAGATGGCTTAAATCTGCATCTTGTGGAGGATTTCAGGACCACGCCAATGAAGCTTTCTGCTGTTAAGGATACTTTGATTATGAGGAAGTTTGGCGCTGTGGAGCCTGACAATTACTGGTACCGTGTCTGTGAAGGTGAAGCAGAGTCAGCTATTCAACGGCCATGGCATATGATTTGGAAGAGTAGAAGGTTGTTGGACGTAGCATCAGCTATTGCGTCCAGAATGAACTGGGATTTTGACTCTGTTCACGTTGAGAGAGGTGAGAAAGCTAGCAACAAGGAGCTGTGGCCTAATGTCGATAGAGATACTTCACCAGAAGCTCTTCTAGCCAGTTTGCCTGACAAAATTGAAGATGGAAGGAACCTTTATATTGCGACAAATGAACCAGAGAATTCGTTCTTTGATCCTTTAAAAGACAAGTATTCCACACACTTTCTTGATGAATATAAAGATCTGTGGGATCAAAATAGTGACTGGTATGAAGAAATGACAAAGCTGAATAAGGGAAATCCAGTTGAGTTTGATGGATACATGAGGGTTTCTGTGGACACCGAAGTGTTCTTGAGGGGCAAAATACAGATTGAGACATTTAACGATCTCACAAAAGATTGCAAAGATGGTATCAATACCTGCAACTCTGCTAGCTAA